From the genome of Alicyclobacillus sp. SO9:
CCACCAGAGCATTCAGGGCTTGGTTTGAGCAAATGTTTGACGTCGCTTTTTCGCGTCGAATATGTTGTTCCCTTGCTTGCAGCGTGAGCACATACCCACGTTTGCCATCCGCATCGGTGGTTTCGCCGACAATGCGACCCGGCAAGCGTCTCATCAGTTCCTTTTTAGCGGCCATAATGCCAAGATACGGACCGCCGAAAGCCATCAGATTACCAAGGGCCTGGCCTTCTGCAATAACGAGATCGGCGCCTAATTCTCCAGGCGTTTTTAAAAGACCCAGTGCAATCGGATAGGTCGCAGCGACTAACAGCGCACCTTTCGCATGAGCCGTGTTCGCAATGGCTTCCAGGTCTTCAATCCCACCAAAGAAGTTTGGGTATTGTACCAAAACGCCTGCGGTATCCTCGTCACAAATTTCTTCAAGAGTGTGACGGTCGACCCTCCCGTCAGACGCATACGGCAACTCTACAATTTCAATCGACTGGCCGGACGCATACGTCTTTACAACCTCTCTGTATTCTGGATTCACATTCTTAGCGACAATGAGTTTGTTGCGGCGGGTGTGTGCACAACAAACCAATCCCGCCTCAGCCATTGCGGTCGGACCATCATACATCGAAGCATTGGCCATGGCCATGCCAGTCAACTCGGATACCATCGTCTGGTATTCGAAGATTGCCTGCAACATGCCCTGACTAATCTCAGCCTGATAGGGCGTATACGAGGTATAGAACTCGGACCTGCCTGCAATTGCATCTATCACACTGGGCTGAAAGTGTTCATAACTTCCGGCGCCGAGAAAACTCGTAACGTGTTGAAGGTCTGCATTCTTTTCAGCAAGTTTAGCCATATGCCTGTCCAAGGTTATTTCAGACATGGCAGCTGGCAAATTTAACGGTGTTGTCATGCGAATGGATTCCGGAATATCCGAAAACAGTTCACCAATATTTGATAATCCTAGATATGAGAGCATTTTTTGACGGGTCTCGTCCGTATGGGAAATATAACTAAATTGACTCAAACTCAATTCCTCCCCCGTTGGCGAAGTTATTTTCGCCGTCTCTATGCACTTACAGTATTAGCTGCGCTTGTAAAAAGGGGTTTCCACTACCTTTGCAGGTATCTCTCGATTACGAATACGGACACTGACTATGGTCTCGAGTTCGCTGAAGGAAACATCAACGATTGCCAGCGCAATCGGAACGCGCAACGTCGGCGACATTGTACCCGAAGTTACGTGTCCAATTTCCAGTCCATCCTTGAGAACCGTGTATCCCTCTCTCGGGATTCCCCGTTCGAGCACCTGCAGGCCGACGACCTTCTTTGACAAGCCGTTCTCCTTCTGCTGCGTCAGCGCATCCTTTCCAATAAAATGATGTTTCTTTGTTTTTACCGCAAATCCAATTCCCGCCTCCAACGGACTAATATCTGCGGACAGTTCGTGCCCGTACAGAGGCAGCCTAGCTTCAAGGCGCAAAGTGTCTCGAGCACCCAGACCGCAAGGTTCAATACGCTCATCCGATTGCAGAATTGTTTTCCACAAGTGCTGTGCGTCATTGGCATCCACATAGAGTTCAAAACCGTCTTCACCGGTATAACCAGTCCGAGAGACAATCGCAGTTCTTCCAGCGACTTTTAGTTCCTTAAACCGGAAAAACGATATATCCGCTAAGTCTTCTTCTACATGTGCTTGCACGACCTCTTGGCTCAGTGGACCTTGGACCGCCAGTAATGCAATTTCGCTTGACTGATTCGTGAGGGCTACGTCAAAGCCGTCCGTATGTTCTTGCAGCCAATCGAAATCCTTCTCAATGTTACCAGCGTTCACTACAACCATGTAGTGCTGGTCACCTAGACAATATACCAAGAGGTCGTCCACAGTACCACCATTTTCGTAGCACATTGCCGTGTACATGGCCCTGCCCGGATGAATCCGAGACAAGTCATTCGTCACCAGTGTTTGAAGAAAGCTGAAAGCATCTTCTCCTCTTACATCGAATTCTCCCATATGTGAAACATCAAACAGTCCCGCCTTCGTACGAACTGCTTCATGCTCCTGAATAATACCGGAAAATTGGACTGGCATATCCCAGCCTCCGAACTCAACGGTCTTCGCACCGCTTTCCTTATAAAGTGGAAAAATCGGCGTTCGCTTCAGCTCTGACATCTACGTCTCTCCCTCTTTAGTCAAAGTGTTCCGCAGGGCCTTCATGAAATTCCCCAGACTTGATAATACTAATCACGCAGTCAGGTAGGGCATCGTGACTTAGTTTCCAAGGAGGCGCCTTTATGGAACCGCAAGAAACCAGACTGGATTCTCCTGTCCCCGAAATCGTATGGCAGGATAATCATCTTATCTCAGCGCTTACAGCATACAAAGAAAACGATTACCTTGGCAATACCAGTTCTGACCTCTGGTCTTTGTTTCAATTGGCGGTTTCTGCTAGAAAGGCGCAGTTAGCCAGTCACTTTGACGAATTATTGACATTAGATCACATTGATGGATTCAAACCCATGCGGCACCAAATTGAAACTGCCCAAAAAGTCTTGCAGCAACTCCATGGTCGAGCAATTTTAGCAGATGAAGTGGGACTTGGAAAAACCATCGAAGCGGGACTCATTTTAAAGGAGTACATGTTGCGGCAAATGGTCAAAAAAGCCTTAATCCTTGTACCCGCATCCCTCGTGTTGCAGTGGACTCGGGAACTCAGTCAGAAATTTAACATTCGCTGTTTTGCGCAGCGCAATGAATGGAGTTGGAGTGAACACGACATCATAATTGCCTCTCTGGATACGGCCAAGCGAGAGCCTCACCGGGAAATTGTACTTCAACAGTCATGGGACTTGGTCATTATAGATGAAGCCCATAAACTAAAGAACACCAAAACGAAAAACTGGCAGATGGTGAACCAGATTCCAAACAAGTTCATGCTCCTGCTCACCGCTACACCAATCCAAAACAATCTCAAAGAACTCCACACGCTCGTGACGCTGTTAAAGCCAGGTCACTTAGGAAATCCTGTGGCGTTTCAAAAAGAACATTTGCAGTCGTCAAGAGTTCCAAAGGATGCCGCATTGCTGAAAGAACAAGTCGGTCACGTTATGATTCGCAACCGGAGAATGGACGGGGAAACCAATTTACCGCCTAGAGAGGTACAGTCCATTCCTATTCGACTGGGGGCTGACGAGAGAGAATTGTACGATGCAGTACAGGTCTTCCTGAAGGAAGAATATGAGGAGCGCCAGCAAACGAGAGCTTCGGTACTTCCGCTCATCACGCTTCAGCGTGAAATTTGCAGTTCTCCTTATGCAGCCATGATTACGCTTCAAAAGATGTTGAAAAGAGCAAAGTCTGAGCAGCGCATAGAGGCACTGCAGCGTCTGATGGCAATGGCTGAGAAAGTCGGCAGCTACACGAAGGTAAACCGCGTGCTTGAACTTTTGCAACAAATCGATGACAAATGCATCGTGTTTACAGAGTATCGAGCAACACAGGATTTTCTCTTGTACCTGCTGCGTAAAAATGGCATTAGTGCTGTCCCGTTTCGGGGAGGATTTGGACGCGGCAAAAAAGACTGGATGAAAGACTTATTCGCTCGCAAAATGCAGGTTCTGGTTGCAACCGAATCAGGCGGTGAAGGGATTAACCTGCAGTTTTGTCATCATATGATTAACTTTGACTTGCCGTGGAACCCAATGCGTTTGGAACAGCGAATCGGGCGAATTCACCGACTGGGTCAGCAAGAGAACGTTCATATCTATAATTTGTCCACCGAAGACACGATTGAAGAACATATTGTGCATCTGCTTCAGGAGAAGATTAAAATGTTCGAGCTTGTCATTGGCGACTTGGACTTTATTGTGGGAGACATTGAAATTGGCGACAAATTCGATAAACAGGTGTTGGATTGGGTTATGACAAGCAACAGTAAAGCAGATCTACAGGAAAAACTAGACACATACGGCAATCAGTTGCTCACACAACTAGACCGTTCAAACAAGGAGGCAAATTCGTGAGCACTTCAGCTTCTGCTCGTATACCGCTGCGTCTAAAAGACGAAAGAATCACCTTTTGTGACCAGTTCTTTGCAGCAGTAAAGGCTAGTACTAGATACCGCGCGCCGAATTACAGAGAGTACGAATTACCGCGCGATGTTGACAAAGAGCTCACTGACAGACCCTATTATTGGCTGTGGGTTGAGCAGACAGGTCAAGAAGTTGAGCCTACGAGATTAAGGTTGGCGTTTACGTCTGAGGCCTTGGAGCGGGAAAACGAGAGACTTCATGATGAAGCCTGGGCGAACGTGAATGCTGAAACCATGACTGACGTCGAACGCATGTTTTTCCGTCCTCCCACAGCAGAGTTGTTATCGCTGGGAGGATTTCGCCTCGATAAAATCATAAATTCAGTGTTGGGTCGAGGTCAGGTAGCCTGTGTGCGTCCGAAACACTGTACTGATGATGTCGCCCTTGTCCCATGGCTGCTGCTTAATGCAGTGGTCTCATACAAATGCGATTTTACAAAACAAGAATTCGTATCACTGGGTGTCTGCCTTCTCAACCAGCAAATTGTGGATGGGTTTTTCGACGCCATTTCCCACATACCCATGGAAAGCGTAACAGTTCAGACGCTTGCGGGCCAAAGTCCAGGGATAAAAGGAGATGCTGCAAGCTTACTTGAGGATGGTTTTCTGCTGTTGCAGCAACACCTGAACCGCAAACTAGTGCATCAGCCCCACAGATGGGCAGAAGAGGCCAGGCAGCGGCTTGATGACGATCTCGAACAATTAGATGTATATTACGCAAGCCTTCTGTCGAGCGATCCAGAGGCTGATGAACCGGTAATCCGAGCCGACCACCAAAGGAAGCGCCGTGAACTGATTTCAAGAGCAGAACCCAAAATTGAAATCAGTATAAGCCAGGCAGCAGTTGTCGGTCTCGTAGAAAAGGCGTAACAGCAGCCATCATCGTACAACCTTATGCAGGGTGCCCGTGATTCTCTGATATGACACTCTGGGTGCATCACTCAGCGAAGACCACGTGTTTCCCAAATTCCGTTCAGAGGTAAGGGATGGTGCTCAGGTAAGCGATTCGAGATTCCGCTGACGGGCGTCTTCCCCATCCACCTTGGCCAGTTTGCTCATCTGCATGATACGGCTTCGAAGCGGTCCAACCGACTCCAGAATATCCTCTCCATTGCGTTTATAGATATTTGGCGGTGCGTAGTTGCTCGTAAACCAGGTTGGTAATCCAGCGTGAAACCGTGTGTTCACAATGCGAAATAACTTCTCAAGCGTGAATTCATTGGCGCGTTCTTGAGCGAATTCATCAATGCCGAGAACAGGTACACTGGAGCACGTTTCGAGAAATGCCTCCAGGTCTCCTCCCTCCGCAACGATTTGCCGCATTCTGTCGAAAATTGTATCAGAGCGGACAAAAAGACAAGGAATGTCCCGACTTACCAGCTTATTCAAGACAGCCAACATTAAATGAGTTTTTCCAACTCCCGGCGGTCCAAACAAGTATACACCGGACATCTCTGCCCCAATTTCGTAACGATTCGCAAATCGTTCAGCGAAAGACAGCAGCTTTGGATATTTGCGTCTTTGCTCTGTCGGAAAGTTCGCAAATTGAAAACTAGTGTCTTGAGGCAATGCCCCAGCCACATTGAACCACTTGCGCAGTTTCTGCCGTCCCCTGTGGTCTGCAAACGGCTGGCACCTGTCCACTCGTACAGTCACCTGGTTGCCATACTGTTCAAGTGTCTGCTCAAAACCTTTCATGTCACCCTCTTTGCCGCACCGGTTGTATCCCTGACAGAGTGCGCAAATCGACTTTTGTCTTAAGTACTCAAACAATAAGGCTCGCCTTCGAAGTATCTCCTCATCCGGAACACTCCATAAATCCAACTCTGGAATCCGTTGGCGAAAGTACTCCGAATTGTATCTGTCATTGACTTTTCTCCATTCAGGCGGAATCATTTCCTTAATGTGCTGCATCGGAGCATCCTCCTTTCACCGCAATGTGCACTGCAAACATCAACAAAAGTCACGTATCTGTTTACGGATCTCCGTTACAATATCAGACGGAGTCAGGTGGTCTGCATCAACTGTGTAGTGGGCTGTCTGTGTGTAAATTGGATTTCTATATTCTAACAACTCTCTCATATGATTGAGAGGATGTTCTGCATTACTTAACG
Proteins encoded in this window:
- the gcvPA gene encoding aminomethyl-transferring glycine dehydrogenase subunit GcvPA; protein product: MSQFSYISHTDETRQKMLSYLGLSNIGELFSDIPESIRMTTPLNLPAAMSEITLDRHMAKLAEKNADLQHVTSFLGAGSYEHFQPSVIDAIAGRSEFYTSYTPYQAEISQGMLQAIFEYQTMVSELTGMAMANASMYDGPTAMAEAGLVCCAHTRRNKLIVAKNVNPEYREVVKTYASGQSIEIVELPYASDGRVDRHTLEEICDEDTAGVLVQYPNFFGGIEDLEAIANTAHAKGALLVAATYPIALGLLKTPGELGADLVIAEGQALGNLMAFGGPYLGIMAAKKELMRRLPGRIVGETTDADGKRGYVLTLQAREQHIRREKATSNICSNQALNALVATVFLAYMGPSGMHELAAQNYHKAHYLEQRLNSIKGVETVFKNGFFNEFTIRVPTDTKVLQDALLERGYFFGLRLDDYYPELERTLLINVTEMRTREEMDAVCEELEGLL
- the zapE gene encoding AFG1/ZapE family ATPase — translated: MQHIKEMIPPEWRKVNDRYNSEYFRQRIPELDLWSVPDEEILRRRALLFEYLRQKSICALCQGYNRCGKEGDMKGFEQTLEQYGNQVTVRVDRCQPFADHRGRQKLRKWFNVAGALPQDTSFQFANFPTEQRRKYPKLLSFAERFANRYEIGAEMSGVYLFGPPGVGKTHLMLAVLNKLVSRDIPCLFVRSDTIFDRMRQIVAEGGDLEAFLETCSSVPVLGIDEFAQERANEFTLEKLFRIVNTRFHAGLPTWFTSNYAPPNIYKRNGEDILESVGPLRSRIMQMSKLAKVDGEDARQRNLESLT
- a CDS encoding YqhG family protein, which produces MSTSASARIPLRLKDERITFCDQFFAAVKASTRYRAPNYREYELPRDVDKELTDRPYYWLWVEQTGQEVEPTRLRLAFTSEALERENERLHDEAWANVNAETMTDVERMFFRPPTAELLSLGGFRLDKIINSVLGRGQVACVRPKHCTDDVALVPWLLLNAVVSYKCDFTKQEFVSLGVCLLNQQIVDGFFDAISHIPMESVTVQTLAGQSPGIKGDAASLLEDGFLLLQQHLNRKLVHQPHRWAEEARQRLDDDLEQLDVYYASLLSSDPEADEPVIRADHQRKRRELISRAEPKIEISISQAAVVGLVEKA
- a CDS encoding DEAD/DEAH box helicase, with the protein product MEPQETRLDSPVPEIVWQDNHLISALTAYKENDYLGNTSSDLWSLFQLAVSARKAQLASHFDELLTLDHIDGFKPMRHQIETAQKVLQQLHGRAILADEVGLGKTIEAGLILKEYMLRQMVKKALILVPASLVLQWTRELSQKFNIRCFAQRNEWSWSEHDIIIASLDTAKREPHREIVLQQSWDLVIIDEAHKLKNTKTKNWQMVNQIPNKFMLLLTATPIQNNLKELHTLVTLLKPGHLGNPVAFQKEHLQSSRVPKDAALLKEQVGHVMIRNRRMDGETNLPPREVQSIPIRLGADERELYDAVQVFLKEEYEERQQTRASVLPLITLQREICSSPYAAMITLQKMLKRAKSEQRIEALQRLMAMAEKVGSYTKVNRVLELLQQIDDKCIVFTEYRATQDFLLYLLRKNGISAVPFRGGFGRGKKDWMKDLFARKMQVLVATESGGEGINLQFCHHMINFDLPWNPMRLEQRIGRIHRLGQQENVHIYNLSTEDTIEEHIVHLLQEKIKMFELVIGDLDFIVGDIEIGDKFDKQVLDWVMTSNSKADLQEKLDTYGNQLLTQLDRSNKEANS
- the gcvT gene encoding glycine cleavage system aminomethyltransferase GcvT, with amino-acid sequence MSELKRTPIFPLYKESGAKTVEFGGWDMPVQFSGIIQEHEAVRTKAGLFDVSHMGEFDVRGEDAFSFLQTLVTNDLSRIHPGRAMYTAMCYENGGTVDDLLVYCLGDQHYMVVVNAGNIEKDFDWLQEHTDGFDVALTNQSSEIALLAVQGPLSQEVVQAHVEEDLADISFFRFKELKVAGRTAIVSRTGYTGEDGFELYVDANDAQHLWKTILQSDERIEPCGLGARDTLRLEARLPLYGHELSADISPLEAGIGFAVKTKKHHFIGKDALTQQKENGLSKKVVGLQVLERGIPREGYTVLKDGLEIGHVTSGTMSPTLRVPIALAIVDVSFSELETIVSVRIRNREIPAKVVETPFYKRS